From the Nitrospirae bacterium YQR-1 genome, one window contains:
- a CDS encoding SEC-C metal-binding domain-containing protein, whose product MPEKQITRAFTVRYKGLARELSTEVHVSGSFNNIESVVELSSINARAYKGIWDTGATNSMITKRIVDDLGLSPTGIKRVSNVETTVSVPSYDICVFLPNKVFIHDLEVALGRMAGCDILIGMDIISQGDFAITYKGEDTILSFRTPPLKEIDFVQEINRLKTAGIKRNAPCPCGSGKKFKKCCGYIPT is encoded by the coding sequence TTGCCTGAAAAACAGATTACAAGAGCATTTACAGTACGTTATAAAGGTTTAGCTCGTGAGCTTTCAACTGAAGTGCATGTTTCTGGCAGTTTTAACAATATAGAGTCAGTTGTAGAGTTATCCTCGATAAATGCACGAGCGTACAAAGGGATTTGGGATACTGGCGCAACCAATTCTATGATTACAAAAAGAATTGTAGATGATTTAGGCTTAAGCCCTACTGGAATAAAAAGAGTTAGCAATGTTGAAACGACAGTTAGCGTTCCCTCTTATGATATTTGCGTTTTTCTGCCTAATAAAGTATTTATCCATGATTTAGAGGTTGCCCTAGGAAGAATGGCAGGCTGTGATATTTTGATAGGCATGGATATCATTAGCCAAGGAGATTTTGCTATAACTTATAAGGGCGAGGATACAATTTTATCTTTTAGGACTCCTCCGCTTAAGGAAATTGATTTTGTTCAAGAAATAAACAGGCTAAAGACTGCTGGAATAAAAAGAAATGCTCCATGCCCATGTGGCAGCGGTAAGAAGTTCAAAAAATGTTGTGGTTACATTCCTACGTGA